A genomic window from Thermosinus carboxydivorans Nor1 includes:
- a CDS encoding aspartate ammonia-lyase, with amino-acid sequence MRLEKDFLGEVALADHDYYGVQTLRAVRNFPITGQRLEADFIISLAIVKRAAAVANMSTGRLDSRIGKAIISACDEIIAGKWHDQFVVDCIQGGAGTSMNMNANEVIANRALELLGNRKGNYSLVSPNNHVNMAQSTNDVVPTAIRITALKKARLLVQEMTRLAESMENKAKEFEDVVKIGRTHLQDAVPITLGQEFQAYADVVKRSAGRIERAAQRLRTVNMGATAVGTGLNAELEYIERVVAEISRLTGEKFVSAANLVDATQNTDDLAEMSAMLKIAALALSKIANDLRLMASGPKCGLYEIQLPAQQPGSSIMPGKVNPVMPEVVNQVAFQVIGNDHVIGLAVEAGQFELNVMGPVIAYNLFNSFNIFTNVIKVFNEKCIVGIIANKERCQDMVNNSIGIVTALLPHLGYEQASLIAKEAISTGKSVKQLILAKKLMSAEQLEAILVPAEMTRPGIAGKRFLAARERTVS; translated from the coding sequence GTGCGGCTGGAAAAAGACTTTTTAGGCGAGGTAGCGTTGGCTGACCATGATTACTATGGCGTTCAAACTTTACGGGCGGTACGCAATTTTCCGATTACCGGCCAGCGGCTGGAAGCGGATTTTATTATTTCCCTAGCGATAGTTAAGCGGGCTGCGGCGGTGGCCAATATGAGCACCGGGCGTCTCGACAGCCGGATAGGTAAAGCTATTATTAGTGCTTGTGACGAAATAATTGCCGGTAAATGGCATGACCAGTTTGTTGTTGACTGTATTCAGGGCGGCGCCGGAACGTCGATGAATATGAACGCCAATGAGGTGATCGCTAACCGGGCCTTGGAACTGCTAGGCAACCGCAAGGGTAATTATTCGTTGGTTTCCCCGAATAATCATGTAAACATGGCCCAGTCGACCAATGATGTTGTTCCCACGGCGATACGCATTACCGCCCTAAAAAAAGCCAGGCTGCTGGTGCAGGAAATGACCAGACTGGCAGAAAGCATGGAAAACAAGGCTAAAGAGTTTGAGGATGTGGTGAAAATCGGCCGCACGCATCTGCAAGATGCTGTACCGATTACGTTGGGACAAGAATTTCAGGCCTATGCCGACGTGGTCAAGCGCTCGGCCGGCCGCATTGAACGCGCCGCGCAGCGGCTGCGCACCGTCAATATGGGCGCAACGGCAGTCGGAACCGGGCTGAATGCCGAGTTGGAATATATTGAGCGGGTGGTAGCTGAAATTAGCCGGTTAACCGGTGAAAAATTTGTTTCGGCCGCTAATCTGGTAGATGCTACCCAGAATACGGACGACTTGGCGGAAATGTCAGCCATGCTGAAAATCGCGGCGCTGGCCTTGTCAAAAATCGCTAACGATTTACGGCTTATGGCCTCTGGGCCCAAATGCGGGCTTTATGAAATCCAACTGCCGGCGCAGCAGCCAGGATCGTCAATAATGCCGGGAAAAGTAAACCCGGTTATGCCGGAAGTGGTTAACCAGGTCGCCTTCCAGGTAATCGGCAATGACCATGTTATTGGCCTGGCAGTCGAGGCCGGGCAGTTTGAGCTTAATGTAATGGGGCCGGTGATTGCGTACAATTTGTTTAATTCCTTTAATATTTTCACTAATGTAATAAAAGTTTTTAATGAAAAATGCATCGTCGGCATTATCGCCAACAAAGAACGCTGTCAGGATATGGTAAATAACAGCATCGGTATCGTTACGGCCTTGTTGCCGCATCTCGGCTATGAGCAGGCGTCACTGATCGCCAAGGAAGCTATAAGTACGGGAAAATCAGTAAAACAGCTTATTCTTGCCAAAAAACTGATGAGTGCGGAACAGCTTGAGGCAATATTAGTGCCCGCGGAAATGACCAGACCGGGAATTGCCGGCAAGAGGTTTCTTGCAGCGCGCGAGCGGACCGTAAGTTAA
- a CDS encoding aminotransferase class V-fold PLP-dependent enzyme, which translates to MRCPNIGLYLRNVVAGVDVKVPLADGQYVTAINFDNAATTPPFRAVMTEIMNYAPWYGSVHRGKGYKSVLTSKLYEAAREVVRRFVNASGHDVVIFTKNTTESINILAHVLAAAGCDQVVLSTQMEHLANDLPWRERFTTDYVAIDEYGRLSLPDLEAKLLKYQGRVKLVAVTGASNVTGYINPIYEIARLAHKYGAKIFVDGAQLVSHVPVDMKPVNSLEHIDYLAFSGHKMYAPFGAGALIGPRDAFENAAPVYKGGGAVGLVSSQSVQWDEPPARFEAGTPNMMGVLALATAIKTLLSLDMKAIAGYERKLIEYAIEGLATVPGLTLYSRRDKSEDRVSLISFTLEGLHHSVVADILAQEAGIASRSGLFCAHPYVEKLLNLSDEAVAYYQTHDDVLVPGLVRVSFGLYNDCREVDVLIDCLQRIAKKRDYYKTKYQQDGRGKRCAAACLNRYLYC; encoded by the coding sequence ATGCGTTGTCCGAATATCGGCCTTTATCTACGGAACGTGGTTGCCGGGGTGGACGTCAAGGTACCCTTGGCTGACGGCCAATATGTGACAGCAATTAATTTCGACAATGCAGCGACGACTCCGCCCTTCCGCGCGGTGATGACCGAGATCATGAATTACGCGCCTTGGTATGGGTCTGTTCACCGGGGAAAAGGCTACAAGTCGGTTTTGACTTCTAAGCTCTATGAAGCGGCGCGGGAGGTTGTCCGGCGGTTTGTCAACGCCTCTGGCCATGACGTGGTCATCTTTACCAAAAATACAACCGAGTCAATCAACATACTGGCCCATGTTTTGGCCGCGGCCGGCTGTGACCAGGTCGTGCTTTCCACCCAGATGGAGCATTTGGCCAATGATTTGCCATGGCGGGAGCGGTTTACGACCGATTATGTCGCTATCGACGAATATGGCCGACTGTCACTGCCGGATTTGGAGGCCAAACTGCTTAAGTATCAGGGCAGGGTTAAACTGGTTGCCGTTACCGGCGCTTCCAATGTTACGGGGTATATTAACCCTATTTATGAGATTGCCCGCCTGGCACACAAGTATGGCGCCAAAATTTTCGTCGATGGCGCGCAACTTGTTTCCCATGTTCCGGTGGATATGAAGCCGGTTAACTCGCTGGAACATATTGATTATCTGGCCTTTTCCGGCCATAAGATGTATGCCCCCTTCGGCGCCGGTGCCCTCATTGGCCCGCGGGACGCCTTTGAAAATGCCGCACCGGTCTACAAAGGCGGCGGGGCAGTCGGGCTGGTTTCCTCTCAGTCTGTACAATGGGATGAACCGCCAGCCCGCTTTGAAGCCGGCACCCCGAATATGATGGGGGTGCTGGCACTGGCGACGGCGATTAAGACGCTTCTGAGCCTGGATATGAAGGCAATTGCCGGCTACGAACGAAAATTGATCGAATATGCCATAGAAGGTTTGGCCACAGTGCCGGGGCTGACGCTGTATAGTCGCCGGGATAAAAGCGAAGACCGGGTGAGTTTGATTTCCTTCACGCTTGAAGGGTTGCACCACAGTGTAGTCGCCGACATTCTCGCCCAGGAAGCGGGGATTGCGTCCCGCAGCGGCCTCTTCTGCGCTCACCCCTATGTGGAAAAGCTCTTGAATCTAAGCGACGAGGCGGTGGCTTATTATCAGACTCATGACGATGTTCTTGTTCCCGGTTTGGTGCGGGTGAGTTTCGGCTTGTACAACGATTGCCGCGAAGTGGATGTGCTCATTGACTGTTTGCAGCGAATTGCCAAGAAGCGGGACTACTATAAAACAAAATATCAGCAGGATGGCCGCGGCAAACGCTGTGCGGCCGCATGCCTTAACCGGTACTTATACTGCTAA